The DNA region ATTAGTTTAACAAACCCTTAGACGTGTCTATATTAGGGGAAATTTAATGTAGTTTGTTCGTTCTTTTTATATATTTGGACGTAATATGATATTACAATCAATCTACATACTGCTATTTGCATAATGTGTTATGTCTACCCCTGCTATCCTGTCAGCACAAATGCTAATTCTGTATTGGGCTTGTGGAATTATGTATGAGTAGAATTAAATGAAAATGTCAGTTTTCCAGCGAATGTTTGAAAATGTGCTTTtcatattaaaaagaaaaaaaatcaactgctGTGAATTTAGTTCTTTTTGAAGACTTTTGTTATGACACGTCCCTTGCCTCTGACCCCGCCAATGGGCGTGGTGACGTTGCAGCTCCTTCAGTCTGCATCTGCGGCTAGTCTCACACGCTAGTTAGCTACCTTAGCTTCCACCTATGGGCACAACAGAGAAGGTCATAGTTGAAATGTGGGTTCGAATAATTACTTAACATACGCATTATGGTCATGACTTGACATATAGACGTTTGTAAATTGTTATACTTTGCTTTTTGTCGTGTACATTTTCGAAGTTGACAACCATGAGCCCCGCGTCTACTCAGGGCACGACTGTGAATGCAGCCCTTCCAATAACCCCGGAGAAGGCTGGCAGCCCCAAAACGGTGACAGAATCGTTTCTGCGACTCGTAAGCCATGTCAAAGTTGAAAATCTGGTGGCCGGATTAAGTGGGGGAGTTGTGTCAACGATGATTCTGCATCCACTGGATCTAGTCAAAATTAGATTCGCAGGTAAGGGACATTGCTTGTTGCACAAGTTGTAAAGCAGTCGTTGTTGATGTACTGAATCCATATACCACATGGGCTATGAAGTGTTGCATCACACAAGATACGGAGATGTGAAGTGTCTAgtgtcatgcatgcatgcacgcatatgtTAAAGGTCTATTAACTGTCTGTCATGCCATCTAGCACTTCATGTTCGCACGTGTCAAATGAAAGGAAAATAATCTCTCGAGAGCCTGCCAAAGACGGCCAGCAGTAAATGTCAGATTTGTAGTCATTTTTATTATTTCAGTGTTAGCGGCTTCTTGACAGCTCTGACAGTCTTCTTGACTGACAGGGACAACAGCTGGTTAAGGCATTGCATTGTACACGTCTATGGATATGGATTCACATATTGATGCTtagctctaatgtgtgtgtgtgtgtgtgtgtgtgtgtgtgtgtgtgtgtgtgtgtgtgtgtgtgtgtgtgtgtgtgtgtgtgtgtgtgtgcgcattgccCTGGCAGTAAGTGATGGCCTTCAGCTAAGGCCTAAGTACAGTGGCATAGTGAACTGTATGAGAAGCATCTGGCAACAAGAAGGACTCCGAGGACTGTACCAGGGTGTGACACCTAACATCTGGGGAGCTGGAGCCTCATGGGGACTGTATTTCTTCTTGTAAGTGACTATGGTCGTTCTGTCAAGTAATTATTTGATTGCGTGGGTGCCATTGCACTTTGCACACTGTTTTTTTTCAGTGTCCTATAAACATGGTTTCTCTTTCAGTTACAACGCCATCAAAGCGTACACCAAAGAAGGTCGCCAGACCGAATTGAGTGCCACAGAGCACATGCTTTCAGCGGCGCAGGCAGGTCAGTACTGCTCCAGTCTGGTTCCCGTGGACACAGCTGTGTCAGGGTGGTGTCTTGTGAAATGTGCCTTTTTTTAAATCTGCAAGTCTCCAAACGTAGAGGTCATCTGGGGTCAGGCATGCCACTCCCCCCATTGACACACCCCTTTGCTGAATGAAATGGTTCTGTTCATGCACcacaccaggggtgaatttctcaaaaccaaagttgcttactacattagctactttgttgttttcaatacattttcccattggcaactaccgaagttgctaacaggctaacaacttctctattgagaaactcaccccagggcaGCCAATTGGGGTCGGTGgtggaggggcaaaggggtcagttgtcacgggcccagttCTCATtacatcagtggcggaacaatttcacacagggccccagggcaaaacactgatatagCCCCCCACACGGCCATAATAAGGCCCCCGCCACCAATTCTGGAGGGCCCTGGGCAtagggacaaatgccctgcttgcccccgctatagctctgcccctgtacTACATAGTATGTTATGTGATGGTGTctgttcagattactttgtcctgggcctggccaaaactgTCTGCAGCCCTGCTACTCACTCATACATTGTTCAAGAGACCACTCATATAGACCTACCAATCCATTGTAAATCTTTCAATCCTTATGCCATTTGAGTAGTTTTAAGTATTCTGTTCAGCTCAAAATTTGGCAGCTATTCCTTTGTAAGTGAAAGGACATGGCCATTCCTTACGCCCTGATTGACGGTAATTAGATTATCCCCCTTCAAAAAAAACCCACCTCATGATTTTACGTCTACTATATCACCCCCATGTGACATTAATAAAAGCATAATTAATTTGAACTCTTCCGGTAGGGTTGCATAGACATCCCCTAGTGTGCAGACCTTGCGGTCACACTTCTTAAATGAGTCCCTGTGCAATTTAATTGCCCTCCATTAAAGTCAATTACATGAACAATGGCTTATAGCTTCCCGGAGCTCTACAATAATGATCGGCCATTTTGTGAAAGGTATTGAGTTGGACAGCGAGTTCGCTGAGGATAATCTTTGTGTATACTTCTTTTGACAGCCATTGAAGGAGTCTTTATTATAGCAGAGAACCCATGTGTGAAACAGAAAAGTGTGTTCATCATTGAACACACGAATAATTGCGATACCGTTCCaacacattttctttttctttcttcaaagGCATGTTGACAATGTGCATAACCAATCCTATCTGGGTGACCAAGACACAGCTAGTGCTCCAGTACAGTGCAGACCGCAGTAGGAAACAGTACAAGGGCATGGTGGATGCACTCGTCAAGATCTACAAGAGTGAGGGAATACCTGGACTATATCGggtaggatcacacacacacacacacacacacacacacacacacacacacacacacacacacacacacacacacacacacacacattttaattacttaatttgtgtaaacaattcaTAACATGTACATAAGCATaaggacataaatgttacagatctGCTTGCGTTAACGATGGTAATTACAACGCAAGAATTTACAGCAGTTTTGGAGGCGCTCACAACTCCGGTCTTAGCATGTACGCCATGTTGGAAGCGCATgagggtgtacacacacacacacacacacacaatgatacaaaGATGTTTATCTGCATGCATACATATGCAAATATGATTACGTTTGCACATGCAAAGTACATGAAGTAATGCATGTCGGAGTACTGGATTTAGATTGAGATGATCTTATGATGCTTATGCATGCACACTCTTTGTCTTTCCATATGCATAAACCTTAACATTTACATTATGTCaatctacactgtgtgcagaattattaggcaaacatgttttttgaccatattgtccattttatgcgtattttccgccaccaacctttatgaacatgaaaacctatttgatttaagcattccagatcatgcatatgtgtataataagatggggatgTGAtaaaaggagcccaacacccaatatccggtgtgcataattattaggcaactttgctttcttctgggaaaatggtccataaaagagatctaacaaactctgaaaagtctataaacaattctgaagtcttccagagggatgtggctgtctcgAAATtggcaagatgttggtcacgttagcacagaagtatcaaatgcacagttacaaagtcatcagtctaacatgaaatgtcactgccaaaaattaaGAAGAATTTAAGGTAAAACTACAAGAAAAGtgttaccctgcagtgctatcatattccagaatgcaaacttacatcatgtgtccagaagaacaggttgttgagcactcagagacatagccaaggtaagaagggatgacaccagacaaccatttaacaagttaattaagtcaagactgggtcaagaaataccctaggacagagttttcaaaggtattatggactggtgaaagtgactattgacagatagggtggatgagcccatagctggatctgtgaggaaaACGTTTGcatctttcaagaagacaatggtatttatgcagtattctgctggcatttgagtagaactcaggaactcatctgagtgtgcacattaccaaTCTAGCTATGGGCCCATCGATCttgtccattaacagtcactttcacaagttcataaaaccattgacaaaattgtctgaagacctttcttgacccagtcttgacttacttttcttgttgagtggtcttcaggttacaacctgttttaacttggccatgtctctgagtgctgaatacaatgtttttctggacactcaatgtaggttcaGTTCTGGAATAATATaaataacagcactgcagggtaacatttttgtggtagtttcaccttcaattcttctcaatccggcagttactttgttaGCACAAtgtatgtgacactgatggcttcgtaacggtgcattagatggatatgaacaatatctgggcaatttcaagacagtcacatccctctggaagacttcaaaattgtttatagacttttcagagtttgttagatctcatttttggcctattttcccagaggaaaacaaagttgcctaataattatgcacacctgatatagggtattgggctccttcgatcacgccatctcttaatatacaaatatgcatgacctggaatgcttaaatcctataggtgttcatgtccatagaggttggtggcggaaaatatgcataaaatggacaatatggtcaaaaaacatgtttgcctaataattctgcacacagtgtatattcaGTGCTCAGACGGGCACACAGTACCTCAAAGTAGTGATGTTACCTCTGACTCTCCTGCTTCGGCGCTTGTCTCGagaaattgaaaaaaacaaaacaaagtttgCATCGGTGTTGTACCGACGCTTGATTCGCTGTGTATTGATCATATGATTAGTGACGTTTGAATCAATTTTCTGCTTCAAATGTAACGCGATGACTCGAGATGGAATTGAAAGGGTTGCGCATTGAAGTTGTTCAAAGAGTGGTGCACGATTCCATGATTGTAGTCGCCTAGTCTGAATAATTCCACGCATAAAAGCAGAATTAAGGAAAGTGTGCTCTATATAATTTGACCTCTTGAAATGCAACATTTAAAAGTAAAACGTCATTATAAAGTGATTTCTGTAAATCCGCCCTGTGACAACACTGTGTAAGAGACCACTTGTTTTGCAAGCGAGAAGAGACTCGACCGTGGTGTAGTGGTTAAGGTGCTGCGCTCTGATTGAAGAGATTGCATCTTCAATTCCTGCTCCAGGCATGATGATACCATTGACATGGAATTCGATGGTCCAGAATTCTAGTTGACATGATCATAGTCTTAAAGGTATATTGTAAGCTGTATTTGGATAAAATATTACTCCAGTTAACTGTAATGCAACGTGGCAAACTGACTAGGATCGTTTTATGCCCACTATGGTCACAGTTCAGTGACTAAAATACACAACGAAAGCCATTAACTTGTGCAAAAAGCAAACGTGAAAgcaatcttttcttttcttttcaagcatccatttatttatttttttaaatttatttttatttttggttgAAACTTCAATTCAGCGTTTTTGCCAGCAGATGTCATCATAGAGTATGGAGCGCTTCAAAGCGCGAACCATTTTTCAATACAATTTATATTGCTTGCTATTAAAGCTTCAAAGCTTCATTTTGCCATCACTACCTCAAAGCATATTTAAAACACAGATATTCTATGAGGCAAACATATGTGTAAACTTGTTGATCAACTTTTCTGAAGGGTACCATGAGTGTGCAAGTGTTTTCTAGTACTGGCTTGAATTCCAGGTTGACTGGTTTATTCCTGTACCCCAACATTAGATAACATTGTGGGGAGATTGCATAAGCTGCATGGTGAAATTCAGCAGATGACCACTAGGAGGTGTACTGTACCACTGAATCATTTTTTGTGTTTGAACAGGGTCATAATACAGCAAAACCAGCAGCAGAAACAAATTATTTCTATAGAAAAATACATAATGGATAGAATGTTAGATCAAGTGTCCTCACTTGCAATTGTTATATCCTGTTGTCTGACcaatatcatctctctctctctctctctctctctcgctctctctctctctctctctccccacagggGTTTGTGCCAGGCCTTTTCGGAACGTCTCATGGTGCACTACAGTTTATGGCCTACGAGGAGCTAAAGAGAGATTATAACAAGTACAGAAATAAGACGTCTGACGCAAAATTGGTGAGTAATTCTGGCCAGTCACTTAGTCCATCAAACATTGTTTGTTGTTGACACACAGCA from Engraulis encrasicolus isolate BLACKSEA-1 chromosome 5, IST_EnEncr_1.0, whole genome shotgun sequence includes:
- the LOC134449184 gene encoding solute carrier family 25 member 32-like isoform X1; its protein translation is MSPASTQGTTVNAALPITPEKAGSPKTVTESFLRLVSHVKVENLVAGLSGGVVSTMILHPLDLVKIRFAVSDGLQLRPKYSGIVNCMRSIWQQEGLRGLYQGVTPNIWGAGASWGLYFFFYNAIKAYTKEGRQTELSATEHMLSAAQAGMLTMCITNPIWVTKTQLVLQYSADRSRKQYKGMVDALVKIYKSEGIPGLYRGFVPGLFGTSHGALQFMAYEELKRDYNKYRNKTSDAKLDPLEYIAMAALSKIFAVATTYPYQVVRARLQDQHNKYNGLVDVIRRTWRNEGAVGFYKGIGPNLIRVTPACCITFVVYENVSRFLLGVS
- the LOC134449184 gene encoding solute carrier family 25 member 32-like isoform X2, with the protein product MILHPLDLVKIRFAVSDGLQLRPKYSGIVNCMRSIWQQEGLRGLYQGVTPNIWGAGASWGLYFFFYNAIKAYTKEGRQTELSATEHMLSAAQAGMLTMCITNPIWVTKTQLVLQYSADRSRKQYKGMVDALVKIYKSEGIPGLYRGFVPGLFGTSHGALQFMAYEELKRDYNKYRNKTSDAKLDPLEYIAMAALSKIFAVATTYPYQVVRARLQDQHNKYNGLVDVIRRTWRNEGAVGFYKGIGPNLIRVTPACCITFVVYENVSRFLLGVS